A window of the bacterium genome harbors these coding sequences:
- the lepA gene encoding elongation factor 4 — protein sequence MEQIRNFCIIAHIDHGKSTIADRLLEKTGAVTEREAKAQVLDDMDLERERGITIKSHAIQMHYTAKNGEKYILNLIDTPGHVDFSYEVSRSLAACEGALLVVDAAQGVEAQTISNLYLALDAGLEIIPVLNKIDLPSAEVERISHQVIDLIGCKEEDILKVSAKANIGIDELLEEIVKRIPPPKGDPDAALQALVFDSIFDSYRGAVAYIRVFNGTIRTNDKIKFFVTDKVMDAEEIGVLGLRKVKVDELSAGNVGYLIAGIKDVRFTKVGDTVTQAKNGAEKPLPGYKEVKPMVYSGLYPTDSDDYEGLRDALEKFRLNDSALVYQPETSAALGFGFRCGFLGLLHMEIVQERLHREYDQTIITTLPNVEYYVYNKKGEQIVVDNPAEMPPVGDIERIEEPYIKAQIVTPSEYVGNIMKLSMDKRGTYKNTTYLDPTRADLQFEFPLSEIIFDFYDKLKSTTRGYASFDYEYIGYVESDLVKLDILLNGDPVDALSMIVHRDKAYDWGRKVCTKLKDLIPRQMFEVSIQAAIGSKVISKSVVKALRKNVLAKCYGGDITRKRKLLEKQKEGKKRMKQVGNVEIPQEAFLAVLQIEE from the coding sequence ATGGAACAGATTAGAAATTTTTGCATAATTGCGCATATTGACCACGGTAAATCCACTATTGCCGACAGGCTTCTGGAGAAAACCGGTGCTGTTACAGAACGTGAAGCTAAAGCTCAGGTTCTGGATGATATGGATCTGGAAAGAGAAAGAGGAATTACCATAAAATCTCACGCCATCCAGATGCATTACACTGCAAAAAATGGTGAGAAGTACATCCTGAATTTAATTGATACTCCCGGTCACGTTGATTTCAGCTATGAAGTTTCGCGTTCACTTGCTGCCTGCGAAGGTGCTTTGCTTGTTGTAGATGCTGCACAAGGAGTCGAAGCACAAACAATCAGCAATCTTTATCTTGCTCTCGATGCAGGATTGGAAATAATTCCTGTTCTAAACAAAATTGATTTACCAAGTGCTGAAGTTGAAAGAATTTCTCATCAAGTCATTGATTTAATTGGCTGTAAAGAAGAAGATATTCTGAAAGTAAGTGCTAAGGCAAATATTGGTATTGATGAACTTCTCGAAGAAATAGTTAAGAGAATTCCACCACCGAAAGGAGATCCTGACGCGGCACTACAAGCTTTAGTTTTTGATTCGATTTTTGATTCATATCGCGGTGCAGTTGCGTACATAAGAGTATTTAATGGGACTATTCGTACAAACGATAAAATAAAATTCTTTGTAACTGATAAAGTCATGGATGCTGAAGAAATTGGCGTACTCGGATTACGAAAAGTTAAAGTTGATGAACTATCAGCAGGAAATGTTGGTTACCTCATTGCCGGAATTAAAGATGTCCGGTTTACGAAAGTTGGCGATACTGTAACACAAGCTAAAAATGGTGCTGAGAAACCTCTCCCCGGCTATAAAGAAGTCAAGCCGATGGTTTACAGCGGATTGTATCCAACAGATTCTGATGATTACGAAGGTTTGCGTGATGCTCTCGAAAAATTCAGGTTGAATGATTCAGCATTAGTTTATCAACCCGAAACTTCTGCCGCACTTGGTTTTGGATTCAGATGTGGGTTCCTTGGATTGCTTCATATGGAAATAGTTCAGGAAAGATTGCACAGGGAATACGATCAGACAATTATTACAACATTGCCAAACGTTGAGTATTATGTTTATAATAAAAAAGGTGAGCAGATAGTTGTTGATAATCCAGCAGAAATGCCTCCGGTAGGTGATATTGAGCGAATCGAAGAACCGTATATCAAAGCGCAGATTGTTACTCCAAGCGAATATGTTGGCAACATCATGAAACTTTCGATGGATAAAAGAGGCACTTATAAAAACACTACTTATCTTGACCCGACCAGAGCCGATCTGCAATTTGAATTTCCACTTTCGGAAATAATTTTCGATTTTTACGATAAACTGAAATCAACTACTCGCGGATATGCTTCATTTGATTATGAATATATTGGCTATGTTGAATCTGATTTGGTCAAACTTGATATATTATTAAATGGTGATCCGGTTGATGCACTTTCAATGATTGTTCATCGTGATAAAGCTTATGATTGGGGAAGAAAAGTCTGTACCAAATTAAAGGACTTAATTCCGCGACAAATGTTCGAAGTTTCAATTCAGGCAGCGATCGGTTCAAAAGTAATTTCAAAGTCAGTCGTAAAAGCATTACGGAAAAATGTTCTGGCAAAATGTTACGGCGGAGATATAACAAGAAAAAGAAAACTTCTTGAGAAACAAAAAGAAGGCAAAAAAAGAATGAAGCAAGTGGGAAATGTTGAAATCCCGCAGGAAGCATTTTTAGCAGTACTTCAAATAGAGGAGTAA
- a CDS encoding O-methyltransferase: MDKIIHSAQMEYLSSFRKQTDSLIEEMEAYAKEHNVPILSWQSADFLEQLVLLKNPKRVLELGTAIAYSSIRIVRMLQGKSVIHTIEKSADNITVAKDFIAKSGLADKIKLLEGDAVNVMPQLKKKYDIIFLDADKEDYKRLFDYSLVLLRRGGVLVVDNLLWHGYAASNRVPPNYKESTRHIREFNLLFMNQPNLKSTIIPVGDGLGIGVKV, translated from the coding sequence ATGGATAAAATTATTCATTCAGCGCAGATGGAATACTTGTCTTCTTTCAGGAAGCAGACAGACTCACTTATCGAGGAAATGGAAGCCTATGCAAAAGAACATAATGTTCCGATTTTGTCCTGGCAATCCGCGGACTTTCTTGAGCAATTAGTTCTTCTTAAAAATCCAAAAAGAGTTTTGGAATTAGGAACAGCAATAGCTTATTCCTCAATCAGAATTGTCCGTATGCTACAGGGAAAATCAGTTATTCATACAATTGAAAAGAGTGCTGATAATATTACTGTTGCAAAGGATTTCATTGCTAAATCCGGTCTGGCAGATAAAATAAAGTTACTTGAAGGCGATGCTGTCAATGTGATGCCACAGTTGAAAAAGAAATATGATATAATTTTCTTAGATGCTGATAAGGAAGATTACAAACGACTTTTCGATTACTCACTTGTTTTACTGCGACGAGGAGGCGTGCTGGTTGTAGATAATCTGTTGTGGCATGGATATGCAGCTTCTAACAGAGTGCCGCCGAATTACAAGGAATCAACTCGTCACATTCGTGAATTTAATTTATTGTTTATGAATCAACCCAATCTCAAATCAACCATCATTCCTGTTGGTGATGGACTTGGTATTGGAGTGAAAGTTTAA
- the lepB gene encoding signal peptidase I, whose product MGNFSSKLGKIFKVLFWVILIAIIVKAFAIDAFRIPSSSMENTLQPGDFILANKFAYNISTPKEIPFANLPIPYANLFEIGKPEINDVVIFQFPEGFESDSKKEGTKYIKRVVAGPHDTLRITEGNVFVNGKQITLPSSFKKPQFLDEESFVREETIYPPGAKWNRLSYGPIIIPAKDDTINISPESFERWQSVIVMDHGERSLLSEGTLVTLDGRAIFEYVLKQDHYFVIGDNFEESMDSRNFGFITGNMIIGKAMFVYWSYNSDKIAPGPLGFLSAIRADRIFKGMN is encoded by the coding sequence ATGGGGAATTTTTCATCTAAGCTCGGCAAAATTTTTAAGGTGCTTTTCTGGGTAATTCTGATTGCAATAATCGTTAAAGCATTTGCAATTGATGCATTCCGGATTCCAAGCTCATCAATGGAAAACACACTTCAACCGGGAGATTTTATACTTGCAAATAAATTTGCATACAATATTTCAACTCCGAAAGAAATTCCTTTTGCTAATCTGCCAATTCCTTATGCCAATCTTTTTGAAATAGGAAAACCTGAAATAAATGATGTCGTAATATTTCAGTTCCCGGAGGGATTTGAAAGTGACTCTAAAAAAGAGGGAACAAAATACATAAAACGGGTCGTTGCGGGTCCGCACGATACATTAAGAATAACGGAAGGAAATGTATTTGTTAATGGAAAGCAGATAACTCTACCTTCATCATTTAAAAAACCTCAATTTCTTGATGAAGAAAGTTTCGTCAGGGAAGAGACAATTTATCCGCCAGGTGCTAAATGGAACAGGTTAAGCTATGGCCCGATAATAATTCCGGCAAAGGATGACACAATAAATATTTCCCCTGAAAGTTTTGAAAGATGGCAGTCTGTTATTGTGATGGATCATGGCGAACGGTCATTATTATCTGAGGGCACATTAGTAACTCTTGATGGCAGAGCAATTTTTGAATATGTTCTCAAGCAAGATCATTATTTTGTGATCGGTGACAATTTTGAAGAGAGTATGGATAGCCGCAATTTCGGATTTATTACAGGCAATATGATTATCGGGAAAGCTATGTTTGTTTACTGGTCCTATAATTCTGACAAAATTGCACCCGGACCGCTTGGCTTTCTTTCGGCAATAAGAGCCGACAGAATATTTAAGGGAATGAACTAA
- a CDS encoding YigZ family protein, with protein MMNLPDEIRTIEDFKETITTINKSRFIAQVYSVKSEDDAKDFLAKAKKKYFDTSHHCYAYKLVDGKFHYSDAGEPNGTAGIRILNAIDHFELVNQLVIVSRNFGGIKLGVGPLGKAYYESAFQVLTESKIVLKSLYQKVLISSDFNQVSLIHRILTQNKSIIVKSEYEDSLRIECLIKPAALTQIHQILSESGKKRINIVDTSEFIYK; from the coding sequence GTGATGAATCTCCCTGACGAGATACGAACAATTGAAGATTTTAAGGAAACAATCACCACAATAAACAAATCCCGTTTCATTGCACAGGTTTATTCAGTCAAATCTGAAGATGATGCGAAAGATTTTCTGGCAAAAGCAAAAAAGAAATATTTCGATACTTCTCACCATTGTTATGCATATAAACTTGTTGATGGAAAATTTCACTATTCAGATGCTGGTGAACCAAACGGAACTGCCGGAATTAGAATTCTAAATGCAATTGACCATTTTGAACTGGTTAATCAACTTGTAATCGTCTCACGAAATTTTGGAGGAATTAAGCTCGGTGTTGGTCCTCTTGGCAAAGCTTACTATGAATCTGCTTTTCAGGTTTTGACGGAGTCAAAAATTGTATTAAAGAGTTTGTATCAAAAAGTTTTAATTTCTTCAGATTTTAACCAGGTAAGTTTAATTCACAGAATATTGACTCAGAATAAATCGATTATCGTAAAATCTGAGTACGAAGATTCTCTGAGAATTGAGTGTTTAATTAAACCGGCAGCATTAACTCAAATTCATCAAATACTTTCAGAATCTGGTAAAAAGCGGATAAATATTGTTGATACAAGCGAATTTATTTATAAATGA
- a CDS encoding glycosyltransferase family 9 protein, with the protein MSKNNLLSKIVYSFFKIFFSVTENPAREINTPQKIIIIRQHNQLGDLLASVSLLRALKETYHDSQTSLVVSTDNYPAVSKNKLVDRIFVFDKRKLFNPVYLWSKIKFLREQYDLVIVPATVSVSFTSDLLARLTKSKIRVGVKSLDGNFNRSSFFFDRRIDLDWRKHPDSNVSERILDIVRPFGINTQNFKSEITFDSDDITAAKKFIDEFADKKKELLIGLHVGAGKPNNRWSLDKYAALVARLDRIYSANFYLTGGWAEKEELNYLTKHCEIKFGKFINQPIPQIAALISLSDLFISNDTGIMHVAGTTDTPQISIFGPTNPFNWAPIGVNKYFIRKSELIDDVSINDVYHLCEIIFRDKGKIK; encoded by the coding sequence ATGTCCAAGAATAATCTATTATCGAAAATAGTCTATTCATTTTTCAAAATATTTTTCTCTGTTACTGAAAACCCTGCAAGGGAAATTAACACTCCCCAAAAAATTATTATTATTCGACAGCACAATCAGCTTGGTGATCTGCTTGCGAGTGTTTCTTTATTAAGGGCATTGAAGGAAACTTATCATGATTCTCAAACATCACTCGTAGTAAGCACAGACAATTATCCTGCTGTATCAAAAAACAAGTTGGTTGACAGGATTTTCGTCTTTGATAAAAGAAAATTATTTAATCCTGTTTATTTATGGAGCAAGATTAAATTTCTAAGAGAGCAGTATGACCTTGTAATAGTTCCTGCAACAGTGTCAGTATCATTTACAAGTGATCTTCTGGCACGATTAACAAAGTCTAAAATTCGAGTTGGTGTCAAATCTCTGGATGGAAATTTTAACAGGAGTTCTTTCTTTTTTGACAGGAGAATCGATCTTGACTGGCGCAAACATCCTGATTCAAATGTGTCGGAACGAATTCTTGACATAGTACGACCATTTGGGATTAACACACAAAATTTCAAATCTGAAATTACTTTCGATAGTGATGATATAACGGCAGCAAAAAAATTTATTGATGAGTTTGCTGATAAAAAGAAAGAACTTTTAATAGGATTACACGTCGGCGCCGGCAAGCCGAACAATCGCTGGTCGCTGGATAAATATGCAGCACTCGTTGCAAGGCTGGACAGAATCTATTCTGCGAACTTTTACCTAACAGGAGGATGGGCTGAAAAGGAGGAGTTAAATTATCTGACAAAACACTGTGAAATAAAATTTGGAAAATTTATCAATCAGCCTATTCCGCAAATTGCTGCACTTATTTCATTGTCCGATCTTTTCATTTCAAACGATACGGGAATTATGCACGTTGCGGGTACGACTGATACTCCCCAAATTAGTATTTTTGGACCAACAAATCCGTTTAACTGGGCACCTATTGGAGTGAATAAATATTTTATTCGTAAATCAGAACTCATTGATGATGTTTCTATTAACGATGTTTATCATTTGTGTGAAATAATTTTTAGGGATAAGGGAAAAATAAAATGA
- the folK gene encoding 2-amino-4-hydroxy-6-hydroxymethyldihydropteridine diphosphokinase, whose product MKNFAYIGVGSNVGVQINKIDYAIELIDANPDCEVEKVSSIYESAPYGDIIQGEFFNAVFRIKTQLEVKELFSLLKSVEQKVGRKETVKWGPREIDLDILFYNDLIFSDNEITIPHKDLMNRDFVLVPLCEIAPDFFHPEVNKKISEISIFKADYKESSVKENKTYILRKIPHKVLIQ is encoded by the coding sequence ATTAAAAATTTCGCATATATAGGTGTTGGTTCAAATGTTGGAGTTCAGATCAATAAAATTGATTATGCCATTGAACTTATTGATGCAAATCCTGATTGTGAAGTTGAAAAGGTTTCATCAATTTATGAATCAGCTCCATACGGCGATATAATTCAAGGTGAATTTTTTAATGCGGTTTTCAGAATCAAAACACAGCTTGAAGTAAAGGAACTTTTCAGTTTATTAAAATCAGTTGAACAAAAAGTTGGAAGAAAAGAAACTGTCAAATGGGGCCCAAGAGAAATTGATCTCGATATTTTGTTTTATAACGATTTAATATTTTCGGACAATGAAATAACAATTCCTCATAAAGATTTGATGAACAGGGATTTTGTTTTAGTGCCATTATGCGAAATTGCTCCTGATTTTTTCCATCCGGAAGTGAATAAAAAAATCTCTGAAATTAGTATTTTTAAGGCGGATTATAAGGAATCTTCAGTAAAAGAAAATAAAACTTATATCCTCAGAAAAATTCCTCATAAAGTTCTGATACAATGA
- a CDS encoding Ppx/GppA family phosphatase produces MNKCIAAVDMGTNSFHLIIVQVKSDGSFKIIDREREVIRLGSHKGKEFTWISEGEMEKAIDVLKDFAKIAQFYKADVRAIATSAIREAKNKSEFIDRVFEETGINVEAVDGKTEAELIYLGVQNALDVYDKRVLSVDIGGGSTEFLLGENGISEFAESIKVGAVRLSKMFFPDFHLSESGIEMCRQYIKDKFNTNENLHPNHDFEIAIGSSGTIVAAASIISFRRSGKFKKTMNGFTFTADEIFKLTEEVLNCESPVDRLFIEGMEIKRADIIPAGLLILSEVFKTFELKEMTVSENALREGIIIDTIMKMDEFKSLLV; encoded by the coding sequence ATGAACAAGTGCATTGCAGCAGTTGATATGGGCACAAACTCTTTTCACCTGATAATTGTTCAGGTTAAAAGCGACGGTTCATTCAAAATAATTGACCGTGAAAGGGAAGTAATCCGTCTAGGTTCTCATAAAGGCAAAGAATTCACCTGGATTTCGGAAGGAGAAATGGAAAAAGCAATTGATGTGCTGAAAGACTTTGCAAAGATAGCTCAGTTCTATAAAGCTGATGTGAGAGCAATAGCAACAAGTGCAATCCGCGAAGCAAAAAATAAAAGTGAATTTATTGATCGTGTTTTCGAAGAAACAGGAATAAATGTAGAAGCAGTTGACGGGAAAACCGAAGCCGAGCTGATCTATCTTGGGGTGCAGAATGCACTGGATGTTTATGACAAACGTGTTCTTTCTGTTGATATCGGAGGCGGAAGCACTGAATTCTTATTGGGTGAAAATGGTATCTCGGAGTTTGCTGAGAGTATTAAAGTTGGTGCTGTCAGACTCAGTAAAATGTTCTTCCCGGATTTTCATCTTTCTGAATCCGGAATTGAAATGTGCAGACAATATATAAAAGATAAATTTAATACTAATGAAAACCTTCATCCGAACCACGACTTCGAAATTGCAATAGGAAGTTCGGGAACAATCGTTGCAGCAGCTTCAATAATCTCTTTCAGAAGAAGCGGTAAATTCAAAAAAACAATGAATGGTTTTACTTTTACTGCTGATGAAATTTTTAAGCTTACTGAAGAAGTTCTAAACTGTGAATCTCCTGTTGATCGTTTATTCATTGAAGGAATGGAAATAAAAAGAGCTGACATTATACCTGCCGGTCTATTAATTCTGAGTGAAGTATTCAAAACATTTGAACTTAAAGAAATGACAGTCTCCGAAAATGCTTTGAGAGAAGGGATAATAATTGATACGATAATGAAGATGGATGAATTCAAATCTCTGCTGGTTTAA
- a CDS encoding MarR family transcriptional regulator, which produces MDTHQTAEHLANLTFNLLANCQEKEVRLATIHNLTQAEFRCLRLFGTDESVNNKSIAERMNLSPSRLTRIIDGLVEKEYIIREIDPNDRRNMRVMLSRRGKHLVNQLNKAYVQIHHEILQDIDQSQHEPLITAMQHLLEALENWLKKPEK; this is translated from the coding sequence ATGGACACACATCAAACTGCGGAACATCTAGCTAATCTTACTTTCAACCTCCTTGCAAACTGTCAGGAAAAGGAAGTTCGTCTTGCAACAATACATAATCTAACTCAGGCTGAATTCAGATGTTTGAGATTATTCGGAACTGATGAAAGCGTTAACAATAAATCAATTGCCGAGAGAATGAATCTGAGTCCCAGCAGACTCACAAGAATTATCGACGGTCTTGTTGAAAAAGAATATATCATCAGAGAAATTGATCCCAACGACAGAAGGAACATGCGCGTAATGCTTTCCAGACGAGGTAAACATCTGGTCAATCAGCTGAACAAAGCTTATGTGCAAATCCACCATGAAATTCTGCAGGATATTGATCAGTCACAGCACGAGCCACTAATTACAGCTATGCAGCATTTACTGGAAGCATTAGAAAACTGGCTGAAGAAACCCGAGAAATAA
- the folB gene encoding dihydroneopterin aldolase, translating into MINIIRIKNATFYGYHGVSNEEQYVGGKFEADIDIYTDFSEAAAGDDLKKTVDYYQVYSFLNQFAVRQKYYLIEALAVEIADELLKKYERIIKVAVRVRKNNPPLGGVVDCVEAEVIKERKEFKN; encoded by the coding sequence ATGATCAATATTATCAGAATTAAGAACGCAACGTTTTACGGTTATCACGGTGTCAGCAATGAAGAGCAATATGTTGGCGGAAAGTTTGAAGCGGATATTGATATCTACACAGATTTTTCCGAGGCAGCTGCAGGGGATGATTTAAAAAAAACTGTTGATTACTACCAGGTTTATTCGTTCTTAAATCAGTTTGCAGTCAGACAAAAATATTATCTGATTGAAGCTCTCGCAGTTGAAATTGCAGATGAGTTATTAAAAAAGTATGAACGAATTATTAAAGTTGCAGTCCGTGTAAGAAAAAACAATCCTCCTCTTGGAGGCGTTGTAGATTGTGTCGAAGCCGAAGTGATAAAAGAAAGAAAAGAATTTAAAAACTGA
- a CDS encoding S8 family serine peptidase, giving the protein MKIENKLRWFNAVSAYLTEEEKNKITSLPFVEKIEPVKKFVYKSPVIQESNNFLKQTDNSSVFDYGPSFGQLQLSDIPAVHSKGITGEGVLLGLLDTGFNWKNHESLKDATVVAEYDFIFKDNSTANDSLDNPAQHNHGTLVFSIVGGFKDSSLIGSAYGADFILAKTEDIRSEKHIEEDNYAAAIEWMESYGVDITSSSLGYSTFDPPEFSYSYSDMDGKTTIVTRAVETAFRKGVVTISSAGNEGGTSWYYITAPADGINTLAIGAVNNQNQIASFSSRGPSFDGRIKPDVVTQGVSVYCAAAGNFSGYTLASGTSVAAPIASGIAALLLSAYPHLKNSQVRNILIETADNSSSPNNDVGYGLLSAVRAVEFPNLQAADGTFSINKMFITNENIFPHTVHVYYSTNGVDYTESQMQFDGNLKYSLKLPYLFNNDLVDFFFTYDDNTGATFREPVSGNYRFYYGSLDIKLNTDLVQTYTDYIVSEPYPNPFYPLLHSFTSVSIKSSGDENLTIKIINPLGQQVGYYNTITTDGEFRFDWNGKNADGVPLASGAYYFLIEIGGNKYSRNLILLR; this is encoded by the coding sequence GTGAAAATTGAGAACAAGCTCCGATGGTTTAACGCTGTAAGTGCATATCTGACTGAAGAGGAGAAAAACAAAATAACTTCTTTACCTTTTGTTGAAAAGATTGAACCGGTCAAAAAGTTTGTCTACAAATCTCCGGTAATCCAGGAATCGAATAATTTTCTAAAGCAGACTGACAATTCTTCTGTTTTTGATTACGGACCATCATTCGGTCAGCTTCAGCTTTCCGATATTCCTGCGGTTCACTCAAAAGGAATTACGGGAGAGGGTGTATTGCTTGGACTTCTGGACACAGGTTTCAACTGGAAAAACCACGAATCATTAAAAGATGCAACTGTAGTTGCAGAGTACGATTTTATTTTCAAGGACAACTCAACTGCGAACGATTCGCTTGACAATCCTGCGCAGCATAATCACGGCACGCTGGTATTTTCCATCGTTGGTGGATTTAAGGATAGTTCATTGATTGGTTCGGCTTATGGTGCTGATTTTATCCTTGCAAAAACTGAAGATATCCGAAGTGAAAAGCATATCGAGGAAGATAATTATGCTGCCGCAATCGAATGGATGGAAAGCTACGGAGTTGATATCACCAGCAGCTCGCTTGGTTACAGTACATTCGATCCGCCTGAGTTTTCTTATTCGTACAGCGATATGGATGGCAAAACGACTATAGTTACAAGAGCTGTTGAAACTGCATTCAGAAAAGGTGTGGTTACAATTTCCTCCGCTGGAAATGAAGGTGGAACATCGTGGTATTACATTACCGCTCCCGCTGACGGAATAAATACACTTGCGATAGGAGCAGTAAATAACCAAAACCAGATTGCATCATTCAGCAGCCGCGGACCAAGCTTTGATGGAAGAATAAAACCGGATGTTGTTACACAGGGAGTTAGTGTTTATTGCGCAGCTGCTGGAAATTTTTCCGGTTATACATTAGCAAGCGGGACTTCTGTTGCGGCACCGATTGCGAGCGGAATTGCAGCATTGTTGTTATCTGCTTACCCCCATTTGAAAAACAGTCAGGTAAGAAATATTCTTATTGAAACCGCTGACAATAGTTCTTCTCCTAATAATGATGTTGGTTATGGTTTACTTTCGGCAGTAAGAGCAGTTGAATTTCCAAACCTTCAAGCAGCGGATGGCACGTTCAGCATAAATAAAATGTTTATCACAAATGAAAATATTTTTCCGCACACAGTTCACGTTTACTATTCTACAAATGGTGTTGATTACACTGAAAGCCAGATGCAATTTGACGGTAACCTGAAATATTCTCTTAAACTTCCATACCTGTTTAACAATGATCTCGTAGATTTCTTTTTTACTTACGATGATAACACCGGCGCAACTTTCAGAGAACCTGTTAGCGGTAATTACAGATTTTACTACGGCTCACTCGACATAAAATTGAATACTGATCTTGTTCAAACTTATACTGATTATATCGTCAGCGAACCATATCCAAATCCTTTTTATCCATTATTACATAGTTTTACTTCAGTTTCAATTAAATCATCCGGCGATGAAAATCTTACAATAAAAATTATCAATCCACTTGGACAGCAGGTTGGATATTATAACACGATCACTACAGATGGTGAATTTCGTTTCGACTGGAACGGAAAAAATGCTGATGGAGTACCACTTGCAAGCGGCGCTTATTATTTTCTGATAGAAATCGGCGGAAATAAATACAGCAGGAACCTCATTTTATTAAGATAG
- a CDS encoding deoxynucleoside kinase, giving the protein MSDIQNPNNDLHYIAIEGVIGAGKTSLAKKIGERLNAKLIFEQFEHNPFLEKFYVDRKRFAFQTQMFFLINRFKQQQELNQEDLFSEHLVCDYIFEKDRIFAYLNLSKDELNLYESIYPLLARSLRKPDLVIFLQSNTDRLIYNIKKRNRKVERAITRSYLEELGEAYNHYFFRYNSTPLLIVNSSEIDFVNNESDFDELFKQIFREDRGFTEYFNPEARRIL; this is encoded by the coding sequence ATGAGCGACATTCAAAATCCAAATAACGATTTGCACTATATCGCAATCGAAGGTGTTATCGGTGCTGGTAAGACGAGCCTTGCGAAAAAAATTGGCGAGAGACTGAACGCAAAGCTCATCTTTGAGCAATTTGAGCACAATCCGTTCCTCGAAAAATTTTATGTTGACCGGAAAAGGTTTGCCTTCCAGACGCAGATGTTTTTTCTGATTAACAGGTTCAAGCAACAGCAGGAACTGAATCAGGAAGATTTATTCTCGGAACATCTTGTATGCGATTACATTTTTGAGAAGGACAGGATATTCGCTTATCTGAATCTGAGTAAAGATGAATTAAATCTTTACGAAAGTATTTATCCGCTTCTGGCCAGATCACTTCGTAAACCTGACCTGGTGATCTTTCTTCAATCAAATACAGACAGATTGATATATAACATTAAGAAAAGAAACCGTAAGGTGGAGCGAGCGATAACAAGAAGTTATCTTGAAGAACTTGGAGAAGCTTACAACCATTATTTTTTCAGATACAATTCAACTCCGCTGCTGATTGTAAATTCATCCGAAATAGATTTTGTAAATAATGAAAGCGATTTTGATGAGTTATTCAAGCAGATATTCAGAGAAGACAGAGGTTTTACCGAATATTTTAATCCTGAAGCAAGAAGAATATTATGA